A portion of the Natrinema salaciae genome contains these proteins:
- a CDS encoding DUF7532 family protein gives MHFDQRTQRALRDVGLETDDLRAASEAVVAAVADDAAALEEFFAEHDTVYSDMNLAHSSDEYPEHDVDYADLTTHADEMRGWLRFETWGVSVEDGRILDEAYVELTLGPTINDRVRFAADRETLR, from the coding sequence ATGCACTTCGACCAGCGAACCCAGCGCGCGCTCCGCGATGTCGGCCTCGAGACCGACGATCTCCGGGCCGCCTCCGAGGCGGTCGTCGCGGCCGTCGCGGACGACGCGGCGGCGCTCGAGGAATTCTTCGCCGAGCACGACACCGTCTACTCCGATATGAACCTGGCCCACTCGAGCGACGAGTACCCCGAACACGACGTCGACTACGCCGATCTGACGACCCACGCCGACGAGATGCGTGGCTGGCTCCGGTTCGAGACCTGGGGCGTCTCCGTCGAGGACGGGCGCATCCTGGACGAGGCGTACGTCGAACTGACCCTCGGACCGACGATCAACGACCGCGTGCGGTTCGCAGCCGACCGCGAGACCCTCCGGTGA
- a CDS encoding DUF7560 family zinc ribbon protein, translating to MIPYEFTCPDCRREIPVTDPMREATLANGCPLCGRSVAKDHFAT from the coding sequence ATGATACCGTACGAATTCACCTGCCCGGACTGTCGCCGAGAGATTCCGGTGACCGATCCAATGCGCGAGGCGACGCTGGCGAACGGCTGTCCCCTCTGCGGACGGTCGGTGGCCAAAGACCATTTCGCGACCTGA
- a CDS encoding acyltransferase, protein MTKRYVSLPDEAEAGMREFIDEVDRRLSSDEDTCSVVEDVLIDLSGDREAYERWQAGEAVSPAERVRLQSYDPCNTTLESEYYAEKDEATFRRSKHLQWLWRQFDSLPIADNVEFALRFRRMLAGHLFEECGDGCRFFKGISFTYGHNISIGDNTVVHDDVHLDDRGKLTIGDRVSVSDGVHVYSHDHDVVDQTEVRNYHTIVEDDVRLTYDSMVRAGNKVGENAIVGARGVVQHDIPAHHIAVGMPAQSVKIKPGWEDVATPIEEAGVNRQEQRHLEYDLADDLDVFDEFERDLQPPR, encoded by the coding sequence ATGACAAAGCGGTACGTCTCGCTCCCCGACGAGGCGGAAGCGGGGATGCGTGAGTTCATCGACGAGGTTGACCGCCGTCTCTCGAGCGACGAGGATACCTGCTCGGTCGTCGAGGATGTCCTGATCGATCTCTCGGGCGACCGGGAAGCCTACGAACGCTGGCAGGCCGGCGAGGCGGTCTCCCCGGCCGAGCGCGTTCGCCTGCAGAGCTACGATCCCTGCAATACGACCCTCGAGAGCGAATACTACGCCGAGAAGGACGAGGCGACGTTCCGTCGCTCGAAACACCTCCAGTGGCTCTGGCGGCAGTTCGACAGCCTGCCGATCGCGGACAACGTCGAGTTCGCGCTGCGCTTCCGCCGGATGCTCGCCGGCCACCTGTTCGAGGAGTGCGGCGACGGCTGTCGGTTCTTCAAGGGGATCTCGTTCACTTACGGACACAACATCTCGATCGGGGACAACACCGTCGTCCACGACGACGTCCACCTCGACGACCGCGGAAAACTGACGATCGGCGATCGAGTCTCCGTCTCCGACGGCGTCCACGTTTACAGCCACGACCACGACGTCGTCGACCAGACCGAGGTGCGCAACTACCACACGATCGTCGAAGACGACGTGCGCCTCACCTACGACTCGATGGTCCGCGCGGGTAACAAGGTCGGCGAGAACGCCATTGTCGGCGCGCGCGGCGTCGTCCAGCACGACATCCCCGCCCATCACATCGCCGTCGGGATGCCCGCCCAGAGCGTCAAGATCAAGCCCGGCTGGGAGGACGTCGCGACCCCGATCGAGGAGGCCGGCGTCAACCGCCAGGAGCAGCGCCACCTCGAGTACGATCTCGCCGACGACCTCGACGTCTTCGACGAGTTCGAGCGCGACCTGCAGCCGCCCCGATAG
- a CDS encoding DUF7577 domain-containing protein, translated as MELWGWLIGYVALFALLHLLLYYLYARRDDGDSERAPSLADPNRASMRSSPGPDRYPRATDDIGDADRADEDREFDGETIRCPHCGARNEGDQTFTYCWNCVSGLRQ; from the coding sequence ATGGAGCTCTGGGGCTGGCTCATCGGCTACGTCGCGCTGTTCGCCCTTCTGCACCTGTTACTGTACTACCTGTACGCCCGTCGTGACGACGGCGACAGCGAGCGCGCGCCGTCGCTCGCCGATCCGAACCGCGCGAGCATGCGGTCCTCGCCCGGCCCGGATCGCTACCCCCGCGCCACCGACGATATCGGCGACGCCGACCGGGCGGACGAGGACCGCGAGTTCGACGGCGAGACGATCCGGTGCCCCCACTGCGGAGCGCGAAACGAGGGCGACCAGACGTTCACGTACTGCTGGAACTGTGTCTCCGGACTCCGACAGTAA
- the panB gene encoding 3-methyl-2-oxobutanoate hydroxymethyltransferase, giving the protein MARTTIPDLHEAYRDGEPLTMLTAYDAPIARQVDRGGVDMILVGDTAGDNHLGYDDTIPVTMAEALSNTAAVDRAVTDAMVIGDMPFGSYGQSMETSVDNAVRFLQEAGADAVKLETAPNGETTIEIIDRLTELGIPVQGHIGLTPQRMNQIGGGYVQGRNHSSSAATDALVETAERLEEAGVFAVVLETVTEETGKAVTEAIDVPTIGIGAGRYVDGQVLVITDLLGLGSESFALSKQYADLDSTISTAVEEYVSDVAEGAFPAEENVYDSLEE; this is encoded by the coding sequence ATGGCGCGAACGACGATTCCGGACCTCCACGAGGCGTACCGCGACGGGGAGCCGCTCACGATGCTGACCGCGTACGACGCGCCGATCGCCCGACAGGTCGATCGCGGCGGCGTCGATATGATTCTGGTCGGGGACACGGCTGGCGACAATCACCTCGGATACGACGATACGATTCCGGTCACGATGGCGGAGGCGCTGTCGAACACCGCGGCGGTCGACCGCGCCGTCACGGACGCGATGGTCATCGGCGACATGCCGTTCGGCAGCTACGGCCAGTCGATGGAGACCTCCGTCGACAACGCCGTTCGGTTTCTGCAGGAAGCCGGCGCCGACGCGGTGAAACTCGAGACGGCACCCAACGGCGAGACGACGATCGAGATCATCGATCGGTTGACCGAACTCGGGATTCCGGTCCAGGGACACATCGGGCTGACGCCACAGCGGATGAACCAGATCGGCGGCGGGTACGTCCAGGGTCGGAACCACTCGAGTTCGGCGGCCACGGACGCGCTCGTCGAAACTGCCGAGCGACTGGAGGAGGCCGGCGTATTTGCGGTCGTTCTCGAGACGGTGACGGAGGAAACCGGAAAGGCCGTCACCGAGGCGATCGACGTCCCGACCATCGGGATCGGTGCCGGGCGATACGTCGACGGACAGGTGCTCGTGATCACCGACCTGCTGGGGCTGGGCAGCGAATCGTTCGCGCTCTCGAAGCAGTACGCCGATCTCGACTCGACGATCAGCACCGCCGTCGAGGAGTACGTTTCCGACGTCGCGGAGGGAGCGTTCCCGGCCGAGGAGAACGTCTACGACTCGCTCGAGGAGTGA
- a CDS encoding HalOD1 output domain-containing protein: protein MNGSPPHASQSRSPALYRATHDPDGPATLSTTVIHALADCMGVDVTDSRVSLYDTVDPDALDDLFRPRHDGTPRTGGTLSFVVNGHTVTVRGDGEILIEPPARGYRGHSR, encoded by the coding sequence ATGAACGGATCCCCGCCCCACGCCTCGCAGTCTCGCTCTCCAGCCCTGTACCGCGCCACCCACGACCCCGACGGACCGGCGACGCTCAGCACGACCGTGATCCACGCGCTGGCCGACTGTATGGGCGTCGACGTGACCGACAGCCGCGTCTCGCTGTACGACACCGTCGACCCGGATGCGCTGGACGACCTGTTTCGACCGCGCCACGACGGCACTCCCCGAACCGGCGGCACGCTCTCGTTCGTCGTCAACGGCCACACCGTAACGGTCCGGGGTGACGGCGAGATTTTGATCGAACCGCCCGCGCGTGGCTATCGAGGTCACAGTCGATAA
- a CDS encoding aldo/keto reductase: protein MQHRTLGDSGVEVSEVGFGAWVVGTDWWGDRSEDDAIEMVQYAVDQGITYFDTGDVYGHGRSEELLGQALAEVRDEVTVATKVGYDFYDNPQAGHGELPKEMEPDYLRDAVEESLERLELDSVDVLQLHNADVDEITPDVLELLDELEEEGTIDATGLALGPSIGWLAEGDLAIEEEFDSVQLVWNVLEQEVGNHFLETIERTGSSTSLIPRVPHSSGILNEQVTPDTELGEGDHRGFRPDEWYETGWEKLEALRFLERDGERTMGQASIAWLLAHDPVATVTPTFRTKADIDEWAAASDVPTLTDEELTRVAELSENDFDIDRDDGMDSLRSSVDGADIESAGLDKLAAD from the coding sequence ATGCAACACAGAACGCTCGGCGACTCCGGAGTCGAGGTCAGCGAGGTCGGCTTCGGCGCGTGGGTCGTCGGTACCGACTGGTGGGGCGACCGCTCGGAGGACGACGCGATCGAGATGGTTCAGTACGCCGTCGACCAGGGGATCACCTACTTCGACACGGGCGACGTCTACGGCCACGGCCGCAGCGAGGAACTGCTCGGGCAGGCGTTGGCCGAGGTCCGCGACGAGGTCACCGTCGCCACCAAGGTCGGCTACGACTTCTACGACAATCCGCAGGCCGGCCACGGAGAACTCCCCAAGGAGATGGAGCCGGACTACCTTCGGGACGCCGTCGAGGAGAGCTTAGAGCGCCTCGAGCTGGACTCGGTCGACGTCCTCCAGCTCCACAACGCCGACGTCGACGAGATCACGCCCGACGTGCTCGAGCTGCTCGACGAGCTCGAGGAGGAGGGGACGATCGACGCCACCGGCCTCGCGCTCGGCCCCTCGATCGGCTGGCTCGCCGAGGGCGACCTCGCCATCGAGGAGGAGTTCGACTCCGTCCAGCTCGTCTGGAACGTACTCGAGCAGGAGGTCGGCAACCACTTCCTCGAGACGATCGAACGAACGGGCTCGTCGACGAGTCTGATCCCCCGCGTGCCCCACTCCTCGGGCATCCTCAACGAACAGGTCACGCCCGACACCGAACTCGGCGAGGGCGACCACCGCGGCTTCCGCCCCGACGAGTGGTACGAGACCGGCTGGGAGAAACTCGAGGCGCTGCGCTTCCTCGAACGGGACGGCGAGCGCACGATGGGCCAGGCGTCGATCGCGTGGCTGCTCGCTCACGACCCCGTCGCGACCGTGACGCCGACTTTCCGCACGAAAGCCGACATCGACGAGTGGGCCGCCGCCAGCGACGTGCCGACGCTCACCGACGAGGAGCTGACCCGCGTCGCGGAACTGTCCGAGAACGACTTCGACATCGACCGCGACGACGGGATGGACTCGCTTCGTTCGTCGGTCGACGGCGCGGACATCGAATCCGCCGGGCTGGACAAGCTCGCAGCCGACTGA
- a CDS encoding PrsW family intramembrane metalloprotease has product MQRRRDPVERADERTGDGSRDLYDVSTWEPRSIVDLLAYSLYNAVSYGFRALILLITIAITLSLLVSPAALVLEDPFLGVFFALSVVPAGLLAAYIWYADITTSEPLPLLVATFLLAILFATFAAVVNSITQPLFGAGFVGSLLFFYLIVGPVEETVKLLAVRVFAYRSTSFNAVIDGAVYGAVAGLGFAAIENAIYIGRVVGEADPEAGLLVTASGIATVRALAGPGHVIYSAIAGYYLGLAKFNRDHAGPIVLKGLLVAAFVHGTYNVTVGFVPGVLTAVLPLGYGIAFVGYVIVYDAAIAYYLYRKLARYRRTYQTVTSDVDGDSRPELTEFEPPQR; this is encoded by the coding sequence ATGCAGCGAAGGCGCGACCCGGTCGAACGAGCCGACGAGCGGACCGGCGACGGGTCGAGAGACCTCTACGATGTCTCGACGTGGGAACCGCGATCGATCGTCGATCTGCTCGCGTACAGCCTCTACAACGCGGTCAGTTACGGCTTTCGGGCGCTGATCCTGTTGATCACGATCGCGATCACCCTCTCCCTGCTCGTCTCGCCGGCCGCGCTCGTCCTCGAGGATCCGTTCCTCGGCGTCTTCTTCGCGCTCTCGGTCGTCCCGGCGGGCCTGCTCGCGGCCTACATCTGGTACGCCGATATCACGACGAGCGAGCCGCTCCCGTTGCTCGTCGCGACCTTCCTGCTGGCGATCCTGTTCGCGACGTTCGCCGCGGTGGTCAACTCCATCACCCAGCCGCTGTTCGGGGCCGGATTCGTCGGGAGCCTCCTCTTTTTTTACCTGATCGTCGGCCCGGTCGAGGAGACCGTGAAACTGCTCGCCGTCCGGGTGTTCGCCTACCGCAGCACCAGCTTCAACGCGGTCATCGACGGCGCGGTCTACGGTGCCGTCGCGGGGCTCGGCTTCGCGGCCATCGAGAACGCGATCTACATCGGTCGCGTCGTCGGCGAGGCGGACCCCGAGGCGGGCCTGCTCGTCACCGCGAGCGGGATCGCGACGGTCCGGGCGCTGGCCGGCCCCGGTCACGTCATCTATTCGGCGATCGCGGGCTACTACCTCGGACTGGCGAAGTTCAACCGCGACCACGCCGGACCGATCGTCCTCAAGGGGTTGCTGGTCGCCGCGTTCGTCCACGGGACGTACAACGTCACGGTCGGGTTCGTCCCCGGGGTTCTCACGGCCGTCCTCCCGCTCGGGTACGGTATCGCGTTCGTCGGATACGTGATCGTCTACGACGCCGCGATCGCCTACTATCTCTACCGCAAACTCGCTCGCTACCGCCGGACCTACCAGACGGTCACGAGCGACGTCGACGGTGACTCGCGGCCCGAACTGACCGAGTTCGAACCGCCCCAGCGCTGA
- the thsB gene encoding thermosome subunit beta: MSQRMQQGQPMIVMSEDSQRVKDKDAQDYNISAARAVAEAVQSTLGPKGMDKMLVDSMGSVTITNDGVTILKEMDIDNPTAEMIIEVAETQEDEAGDGTTTAVAIAGELLKNAEDLLEQDIHPTAIIKGFHLASERAREEIDDIATDIDTDDEELLRKTAETSMTGKGTEVNKEHLSQLIVEAIRQVTVEDENGDNVVDLEFLNIETQTGRSAGESELLEGGIVDKDPVHDNMPTEATDADILLLNEAIEVEETDVDTEVSVTDPDQLQKFLDREEKQLREKVDHIADIGADVVFCQKGIDDLAQHYLAKEGILAVRRAKKSDLEFLKEVVSANIVSDLESATEDDLGFGDVTRDDADELFYVEGEDAHGVTLLLRGSTDHVVDELERGVNDALDVVAQTVSDGRVLAGGGAIEVELASRLRDYADSVSGREQLAVESFADSLELVPRVLAENAGLDSIDTLVDLRAAHDDGDVEAGLNVFSGDVEDTFEAGVVEPAHAKEQAVTSAAEAANLVLKIDDIISAGDLSTDKGDDEAGGPGGAGGMGGMGGGMGGMM, from the coding sequence ATGAGTCAGCGAATGCAGCAGGGCCAGCCGATGATCGTAATGAGCGAGGACTCCCAGCGCGTCAAGGACAAGGACGCGCAGGACTACAACATCAGCGCCGCCCGTGCGGTCGCTGAAGCGGTCCAGTCCACGCTCGGACCGAAAGGGATGGACAAGATGCTCGTCGACTCCATGGGATCGGTGACGATCACCAACGACGGCGTCACCATCCTCAAGGAGATGGACATCGACAACCCGACGGCCGAGATGATCATCGAGGTCGCCGAAACCCAGGAGGACGAGGCTGGCGACGGCACCACGACGGCCGTCGCGATCGCCGGCGAACTCCTCAAGAACGCCGAGGACCTCCTCGAGCAGGACATCCACCCGACGGCGATCATCAAGGGCTTCCACCTCGCCAGCGAGCGTGCTCGCGAGGAGATCGACGACATCGCGACCGACATCGACACCGACGACGAGGAGCTGCTGCGCAAAACGGCCGAGACCTCGATGACCGGCAAGGGTACCGAGGTCAACAAGGAGCACCTCTCCCAGCTGATCGTCGAGGCCATCCGCCAGGTCACCGTCGAAGACGAGAACGGCGACAACGTCGTCGACCTCGAGTTCCTCAACATCGAGACCCAGACCGGCCGCAGCGCCGGCGAGTCCGAACTCCTCGAGGGCGGCATCGTGGACAAGGACCCCGTCCACGACAACATGCCCACCGAGGCGACGGACGCCGACATCCTGCTGCTCAACGAGGCCATCGAGGTCGAGGAGACCGACGTCGACACCGAAGTCTCCGTCACCGACCCCGACCAGCTCCAGAAGTTCCTCGACCGCGAGGAGAAGCAGCTCCGCGAGAAGGTCGACCACATCGCCGACATCGGCGCGGACGTCGTCTTCTGCCAGAAGGGCATCGACGACCTCGCCCAGCACTACCTCGCCAAGGAAGGCATCCTCGCGGTGCGCCGCGCCAAGAAGTCCGACCTCGAGTTCCTCAAGGAGGTCGTCAGCGCGAACATCGTCTCCGACCTCGAGAGCGCGACCGAGGACGACCTCGGCTTCGGTGACGTCACGCGCGACGACGCGGACGAGCTGTTCTACGTCGAGGGCGAGGACGCCCACGGCGTCACCCTCCTGCTTCGCGGCTCGACCGACCACGTCGTCGACGAACTCGAGCGCGGCGTCAACGACGCGCTCGACGTGGTCGCCCAGACCGTCTCCGACGGCCGCGTCCTCGCGGGCGGCGGCGCGATCGAAGTCGAACTCGCCTCGCGCCTGCGCGACTACGCCGACTCCGTCTCCGGCCGCGAGCAGCTGGCCGTCGAGTCCTTCGCCGACTCGCTCGAGCTCGTTCCGCGCGTCCTCGCCGAGAACGCGGGCCTCGATTCGATCGACACGCTGGTCGACCTGCGTGCGGCCCACGACGACGGCGACGTCGAGGCCGGCCTGAACGTCTTCTCGGGCGACGTCGAGGACACCTTCGAGGCTGGCGTCGTCGAACCGGCCCACGCCAAGGAGCAGGCCGTCACCTCCGCCGCCGAAGCGGCTAACCTCGTGCTCAAAATCGACGACATCATCTCCGCCGGTGACCTGTCGACCGACAAGGGCGACGACGAGGCCGGCGGCCCCGGCGGTGCCGGCGGCATGGGCGGCATGGGCGGCGGCATGGGCGGCATGATGTGA
- a CDS encoding DUF402 domain-containing protein, which translates to MTTARVRGIYTTAVTQLLSEIDCEVVQASEPIRDRFDRSFDAAPADVSIETSRDRQGVELSGVPEAVETLANELETLAIDAFRWEGDAASGAVFDGEVLEAGGSGAVVDLGDGRRGFLQYDDADGYVDAGNRYRVQVHEPAPPWDDDRPLVRPTLEVEGGLCTLSRDRTGVSAALRGERAAELVGMTDLLTVEVPDGWGLRWQHAAADAGLEAMGTALEDAAGRARALEDALADAPDDPGEPGLLAAPRRTEWLWFGRESRFALDGVRRRVETTMPGHHRTKAADRAASAAVDFAEAVCGSAGTGDGSGGDDAGEFPFAAVARQFGPTEGDRLEIGHGKPDGRLVSLGRGEVTDWDPEGKVTLERAMSGGGSYDALGAPKEAGDVAVTKFREGRWWYPTTYKAADGSSKGTYVNVCTPVELFPDTVRYVDLYVDVIRQGDGTVEIVDADELEAAVDDGLVSETLSEKAMTVADAVERALSK; encoded by the coding sequence ATGACGACGGCTCGCGTCCGCGGCATCTACACGACGGCCGTCACGCAGTTACTGAGCGAGATCGATTGCGAGGTCGTGCAGGCCTCGGAGCCAATCCGGGACCGCTTCGATCGGTCCTTCGACGCCGCGCCGGCCGACGTTTCGATCGAGACGAGCCGCGATCGACAGGGCGTCGAGCTTTCGGGCGTGCCCGAGGCGGTCGAGACGCTCGCGAACGAACTCGAGACGCTCGCGATCGATGCCTTCCGCTGGGAGGGCGACGCCGCCAGCGGCGCGGTCTTCGACGGGGAGGTGCTCGAGGCCGGCGGCAGCGGCGCGGTCGTCGACCTCGGCGACGGTCGCCGGGGCTTTCTGCAGTACGACGACGCCGACGGCTACGTCGACGCCGGCAACCGGTACCGGGTGCAGGTCCACGAGCCCGCGCCGCCGTGGGACGACGACCGGCCGCTCGTCCGGCCGACCCTCGAGGTCGAGGGCGGGCTCTGTACGCTCTCGCGGGATCGGACCGGCGTCTCCGCGGCGCTGCGCGGCGAGCGCGCCGCGGAACTCGTCGGGATGACCGACCTCCTCACCGTCGAGGTGCCCGACGGATGGGGACTCCGCTGGCAGCACGCAGCCGCCGACGCCGGCCTCGAGGCGATGGGCACCGCCCTCGAGGACGCCGCGGGCCGAGCGCGGGCGCTCGAGGACGCCCTCGCCGACGCGCCGGACGACCCCGGCGAGCCGGGACTCCTCGCCGCACCGCGGCGGACCGAGTGGCTCTGGTTCGGTCGCGAGTCCCGGTTCGCGCTGGACGGGGTTCGACGGCGTGTCGAGACGACGATGCCGGGTCACCACCGGACGAAGGCGGCCGACCGGGCCGCGAGCGCGGCGGTCGACTTCGCGGAGGCCGTCTGCGGGTCGGCCGGAACCGGCGACGGGAGCGGTGGCGACGACGCCGGCGAGTTCCCCTTCGCCGCGGTCGCTCGTCAGTTCGGTCCGACGGAGGGCGACCGCCTCGAGATCGGCCACGGCAAACCCGACGGCCGACTCGTCTCGCTGGGGCGGGGCGAGGTCACTGACTGGGACCCCGAGGGGAAGGTGACCCTCGAGCGCGCCATGAGCGGCGGCGGCAGCTACGACGCGCTCGGCGCGCCCAAGGAGGCCGGCGACGTGGCCGTGACGAAGTTCCGCGAGGGGCGGTGGTGGTATCCGACGACGTACAAGGCGGCCGACGGCTCGTCGAAGGGGACCTACGTCAACGTCTGTACGCCGGTCGAACTGTTCCCGGATACCGTTCGGTACGTCGACCTCTACGTCGACGTGATCCGGCAGGGCGACGGCACGGTCGAGATCGTCGATGCGGACGAACTCGAGGCGGCCGTCGACGACGGACTGGTCTCCGAGACGCTGTCCGAGAAGGCGATGACCGTGGCGGACGCCGTCGAGCGCGCACTCTCGAAGTGA
- a CDS encoding riboflavin synthase, giving the protein MFTGIVEETGEIVARERTDDGLRLRIAADEVATGLEHGQSISVSGACLTVEDDAAGEWFEVFLATETVDRTYLGDLAAGETVNLERAMPADGRFDGHVVQGHVDAVATVSAIESVDEDWFFEFELPEGYGRYVVEKGSITLDGISLTVADLDPEDGRVTVAIIPTTYDLTTLSAKAPGDPIHLEVDVLAKYVERLLEARFD; this is encoded by the coding sequence ATGTTCACGGGAATCGTCGAGGAGACCGGCGAGATCGTCGCGCGGGAGCGGACCGACGACGGGCTTCGCCTGCGTATCGCCGCGGACGAGGTCGCGACCGGCCTCGAGCACGGGCAGAGCATCAGCGTCAGCGGCGCGTGTCTCACGGTCGAGGACGACGCCGCGGGCGAGTGGTTCGAGGTCTTTCTGGCGACCGAGACCGTCGACCGGACCTATCTCGGCGACCTCGCCGCAGGCGAGACGGTCAATCTCGAGCGCGCCATGCCGGCCGACGGCCGATTCGACGGCCACGTCGTGCAGGGCCACGTCGACGCGGTCGCGACGGTTTCGGCCATCGAGTCCGTCGACGAGGACTGGTTTTTCGAGTTCGAACTGCCCGAGGGGTACGGCCGCTACGTCGTCGAGAAAGGGTCGATCACGCTCGACGGCATCAGCCTGACCGTCGCCGATCTCGATCCCGAGGACGGCCGCGTGACCGTCGCGATTATTCCGACGACCTACGACCTGACCACGCTCTCGGCGAAAGCGCCCGGCGATCCGATCCACCTCGAGGTCGACGTGCTCGCCAAGTACGTCGAACGGCTGCTCGAGGCGCGGTTCGACTGA
- a CDS encoding NUDIX hydrolase: MTTVTYVQKACAYITRRTGELLVFEGPGHDGLQVPKGTLESGESPREALFREVLEESGLGALSGTRHLTTDVWTRREEPPKRYVRHFFHATVHEPRDRWTHTVTDGGGEHGSEFEFRWVRPTTAREFALDLDEYVGLLPTTGADAAVNASD, encoded by the coding sequence ATGACCACCGTCACGTACGTCCAGAAAGCGTGCGCCTACATCACCCGCCGGACGGGCGAGTTGCTGGTCTTCGAGGGGCCGGGCCACGACGGACTGCAGGTTCCGAAGGGGACCCTCGAGTCCGGCGAATCGCCGCGAGAGGCGCTGTTCAGGGAAGTGCTCGAGGAGAGTGGGCTGGGAGCGTTGAGCGGAACGCGGCACCTGACGACCGACGTCTGGACGCGGCGCGAGGAGCCACCGAAACGGTACGTGCGACACTTCTTCCACGCGACCGTGCACGAACCTCGCGACCGGTGGACACACACTGTCACCGACGGCGGTGGCGAACACGGCTCCGAATTCGAGTTCCGCTGGGTTCGTCCGACGACCGCGCGGGAGTTCGCGCTCGACCTCGACGAGTACGTCGGCCTGCTTCCGACGACCGGTGCCGACGCAGCCGTGAACGCCTCGGATTGA
- a CDS encoding DUF7533 family protein: MAGIIDTIKLAGTLVFAIPAALAGLDFLLVRGETAVGAALIGLAIGLVVVQHWLTMPTDIPELLVKRVVGTVTKEPEADPDDDR; the protein is encoded by the coding sequence ATGGCCGGCATCATCGACACGATCAAACTCGCGGGAACCCTCGTTTTCGCCATCCCCGCCGCGCTCGCCGGACTCGACTTCCTGCTCGTTCGCGGAGAGACGGCCGTCGGCGCGGCCCTGATCGGGCTCGCGATCGGGCTCGTCGTCGTCCAGCACTGGCTGACGATGCCCACGGACATCCCCGAACTCCTCGTCAAACGGGTCGTCGGCACGGTCACGAAAGAGCCGGAGGCCGACCCGGACGACGATCGATAG